ATACACGCTCAACGCCGGCAGTGCCTACGTGCTTCGATCCGTCACCGGCGATGGCAACGGCGGACCCGGCTCCGGCCTCGTAGTTCCCGCCAACCAGACGCTTGCCGTCAAGATCATCACCGCCAACCAGGCCGCCGATGTGGCCGTCACCATGAAATGCCAATTGAGGATTCTATGAAGCCGAGCAAACAACCCACTCAAATGATGCGAGACGCCGCGATGTTGTTCACGCGGCAACCGACACGCACTTTAACTACCGCACTTACCGTCCTTTCATTCTTCGTCATTCTGCATTCATCCTTCGCCGGCAACGTCTTTCCGTTCCGCATCATCAGCGGCAGTACAACCGCAGAGGTGGACGAGACACAATTTGGTGCGAGCGACATCACGCTCACAGTCACGAACTTGCCGGGCGGCGGCCGTCGAGCGAACATCGGCATTATCGGCGGCGGCGGTAGTGGCAGCGGCATCACCAACGTGCTCGATACCGCCGGCGGAACGTACGGTCTTGTCGGCCACACCAATCAGCCCACTTTGCTGATCAAGGGGCTGACCAACCAGACACCCGCGCTGATTACCATCACGGATTTCGGAACGATGCTCGGTTTCTCAGTCGCCACACAAAGCGGCTTCGGCTCGACCAACGCGTGGACCACCAACGGCCTGCCGTGGACTGTGTCCGACACGTTCGGTTTCTCCAACGCCTCATCGGTCGTGAACCTGGCATTCACCAATCTCGGCGGTGTGCCGACGATCTACCTCGTGCCCGACAGCACCATCGCGCGGACAGGGCAATCGCAAACCTGGAGCGCACCGCAGACATTGAATACCAGCGCGACCTTGACACTCAGCGCCCCAACCTGGTTCAAGAACAGCGTCACAGTCAGCGACAACGTCACCATTGTCAGTAACGCGGCGGTTGGCGGCAATGCGACGATAAGTGGAAACGTGAACGCCGGCAGCTTCACCGGCTCGATGGGCGGAGGGAATATCACCGGCAACCAGAGCATCGGGACAAACGTTCTCGCCGCGTTCGGCAGCAACACCGGCACCATCGGTAGCGCGGGGCAATTCCTTGTTGTGCACTTGAACTCGGCTGGCATTCCTGATGGTTGGAGCACGGTCACCGGCAACAGCCTCGCCACGTCCACCAATTCCATCAGCGCCGTGCAACTTGGCGGCTCCTGGAACAACGGCGTCATCGCGGCCAGCTTCAGCAATTTCAGCATCGCTACCATCAACGGCACCACCGTCACAGTCGGCTTCGCGTCGCTGCCCTTTGAGAACATCACCGTCCTCAATGGCACAACCAACTTCACCCTGCACGGATCAAGTTTGACGATATCAAATATCCTCTCTGACTACGGAGTAACGCTCACCAACCGAGGTATCGCCCAGATTGATCTCGGCGGTAAGATTAACATGATCTCCAACAGCGCGGGAATCTTCATCAAGGTTTCAGGGTCTGCGTCGGCGCATACCAACACGTTCGGTTCGAGCGATTCAGGCATCCAGACTTTCATCTTTCCTGTGAACGCCAGCGGCGTGCAATTTGGGCTGGACGCCACTGTCAATGGAGTCACTCCACAAGCGAAGCTGGTGGTGCAGGATGGCTCGAACCAGCAGTTCCTGGAATTCACGCGCGATGGGGCAAAGGCCGGGGCGCAGTTTATTTCGTTTTTGAACAGCTCGGCTGTCAATGGCCACGCATCATTCGGCCTAGAACCTTCTGGGAATGCCAACGGTGACAAGCTGTGCATTAACATTTCGACGGCGACTTCCGGAGGAGGTCTAATTATTGTCAATCAGGATGATAATTCCACCGGTCTTAGCGGCTACCAATTCTATGAGAATGATCCTCGGTTCCCGCGCATTCTGCTTGGCGACGGCAAAGCGCAGGTCAATACCAACACGCCGCATCTTCATGAGACGTACGCCAGCTACGGCAATTGGACAAATCAGGCTGGAAGACTGGATGGCGGCGCGCTGATCGTTATCGGATCAAACGAAAACTGGCTTGTGGCTTGTGGCCGCGCGATGGGATCGGTAAGCGGAACAAAGGACAAAGAGTATCCGACCAACCACGCCTCTGGGTTTCTTGCGGGCGGCTTGAGCACAGCCGCGAGCAATCAAACCTTCATGGTTGTGCGCGACCAGACCAATGGCCTCTGGTGCATCGGCGTGGACACCAACGGCGTCCTCGGCGCGTATAGAACCAATGACCTATCGACGACGGTGCTTACTTACTGATGAAACTTTCGCGAAAACGGAGCGAGTGCTCGGTTGGCCCATTCGGGCAGTAACGCAGTCACAGCGCATTTGAGAGCCTTTCCGCGAAGTCGAATTGTCATCGGACCCAACAAGGCGATGTAACTCCCACTGATTCGGAAGATCTGACCGAATCCGAGTCTCCGCAGGATTGCCGCGTCATACTGGGCGCGGTGCTCTTGGAGTGCATTCCCGTGAATCGCTTCCTGCGTTGGATGGCATACAGGGACCGAAATCAAGATGCTGCCTGTCCTTGTCCTCAACAGCGTGAGCAGTCTCTCGCCATCAGCGGGAGTGAGATGCTCAAACATGTCGATCATGATCGCGAGATTGTAACCACGCGTCATTTGGGCGGCGAAGTCCAGCGCGTTCGTCTCGAAAATGTTGTCGTAAATGGTTCGGTGAACTTCGGTGACATAGGGCGAGAATCCTTCTACACCGTCGATCCGTGCTTTCGGCAGATACTCTCTCAGCAGCACTCCGTACTTTCCACTCCCGCAACCAATATCCACGATGCTCTCGGGTCGCAGTTGAATGATAGCGTCGAGGATGAAGGAAATTTGCATGGGATTGCTGGTTGCGAACACGGCGTTTTGATCGGCCATGCCCATGATTCAACCAAAAAAACGGGGCTCGCGTCGAGAAGTTCTGTATGCATCAATAATATGTTAGATACGTTGATTATCTGCGGCCCGCTTGTGGTATGCTTGGTAGCCTCGTTCTACCTGGACTTTATTGCTGGCAAAGGCCCGCATTGAGAGGCGCATCCGCGAGGCAGTAGCGGAACCGCGATCACCTCATGCGCCAGCCTGGGTGCGGCCTATTCTTCGAGCGCTGACTCAGCCGGCGATGGTTTCTTGGCAACTGCCGGTGGAGGTTGAGCCGCGGCTCCTCGTCTCATTTTCCTGTCGTCCGCCTGCTTCACTCGCTGAATCAGCGCAGCGTCCAGACCTTCCGTCGGTGGCAAACCAAAACTGTGACCGCAGCAATAACACTGTTCCTTCGCTTTGTGATTCTCAGCCCCGCACTTCGGGCATTCCTGAAGACTCGGTTTGAAAGCGGGTTTGCGGCGTCCGATGAATTGTATAGCCACAATGGGGACGAGAAGTAACCCCGCCAAAAACATCAACAAGATAACGATTTCGCCGAGATTCACGATCATTGTCGTCGTATTTCCGACAGCGGCAGCACCCAAGGGCCATGACGGGCAGGGACGCTGTTCATTCTTTGTGCCCACACCGGCGGGAGTTGAAGACACACTTTACGGGCTGAAAGCCTATTAGCGACCATAGTGCAACAAATACCACCGTGTTAGTCGAGAGAATTCGAACGAAACGCGATAGCTGCAGTCGTCAATTCAACCCGGCACAAAGGCACGTCGTAAGAAACAACCGGCTATTCATCTGCCGAACCCAGCGCCGTCGACTCGCCCGTTCCTACCGGTGAAACCAATTTAATACTCGGGTGTACCAGGGAGGCGGTGGCTCGGGATCGGGCGGAGGAGTTTGTTGCTTCGGATGTGTGTCCTTCGCTGGCGCATTTTGAGTCGCGGTAGGCTTGGCTTGCCCCGGAGTTTCCGACGATTGTGCGCTCGCCACCTTAATATCCTGCTCCCGTTGTGGGATTTGCGTTTGAATATCTTTAATCTTCGCATCGAGAGACGTCAGCGTTCCCTGCTCCTGACCAATCTGCTGTTGGTAGAGCGTTACATCGCGCTGCAGTCGGATTTTTTCGGGATCGGGACCCGGACTCTGACCGGTCGTTGCTTCCTCGGTCCGCGGAGTGGTAACGCCCGCCGTCAGACGACCAGC
This Verrucomicrobiia bacterium DNA region includes the following protein-coding sequences:
- a CDS encoding methyltransferase domain-containing protein, with the protein product MADQNAVFATSNPMQISFILDAIIQLRPESIVDIGCGSGKYGVLLREYLPKARIDGVEGFSPYVTEVHRTIYDNIFETNALDFAAQMTRGYNLAIMIDMFEHLTPADGERLLTLLRTRTGSILISVPVCHPTQEAIHGNALQEHRAQYDAAILRRLGFGQIFRISGSYIALLGPMTIRLRGKALKCAVTALLPEWANRALAPFSRKFHQ